Proteins encoded together in one Telopea speciosissima isolate NSW1024214 ecotype Mountain lineage chromosome 4, Tspe_v1, whole genome shotgun sequence window:
- the LOC122660088 gene encoding squalene monooxygenase SE1-like isoform X2, whose protein sequence is MVAENILGGLFAVFLGFYLLYSSQAKKKKKGKDRASAKSRDYCVNSTANGECRLDNGGVTDVIIVGAGVAGSALAHTLGKDGRIVHLIERDLTEPDRIVGELLQPGGYLKLIELGLEDCVEDIDAQRIFGYVLYKDGKKTRLAYPLEKFHANVSGRSFHNGRFIQRMREKAASLPNVRLVQGTVTSLLEENGTIKGVLYKTKTGEELQAYAPLTIVCDGCFSNLRRSLCNPKVDVPSYFVGLVLENCQLPYPNHGHVILADPSPILFYPISSSEVRCLVDVPGQKVPSLANGEMAKYLKTVVASQIPPELYDAFIAAIDKGSIKTMPNRSMPAAPLPTPGALLMGDAFNMRHPLTGGGMTVALSDIVVLRNLLKPLRYLNDSSSLCNYLESFNTLRKPLASTINTLAGALYKVFCASSDQARKEMREACFDYLSLGGVCSTGPVALLSGLNPRPLSLVLHFFAVAIYGVGRLLLPFPSFKRIWLGARLISVTSGIIFPIIKAEGVRQMFFPATVPAYYRASRFK, encoded by the exons ATGGTCGCCGAGAATATCTTGGGAGGACTCTTCGCCGTTTTTCTTGGGTTTTATCTGTTGTACAGCTCCcaagcgaagaagaagaagaaggggaaggacAGAGCTTCGGCCAAGAGCCGGGATTATTGTGTCAATAGCACCGCTAATGGAGAATGCAGGTTGGATAACGGAGGAGTTACCGACGTCATAATCGTCGGAGCAGGTGTTGCTGGTTCTGCGCTCGCTCACACGCTTGGCAAG GATGGGCGCATAGTGCATTtgattgagagagatttgaCAGAGCCTGACAGAATTGTTGGTGAACTATTACAGCCAGGGGGCTACCTGAAATTGATTGAGCTGGGCCTTGAGG ATTGTGTGGAGGACATTGATGCTCAGCGAATATTTGGTTATGTTCTTTATAAGGATGGGAAGAAGACTAGACTTGCATATCCATTAGAAAAATTCCATGCAAATGTCTCAGGAAGGAGCTTCCACAATGGCCGTTTCATACAAAGGATGCGGGAGAAAGCTGCTTCTCTTCCCAA TGTACGATTGGTGCAGGGAACTGTTACATCCTTACTTGAAGAGAATGGCACCATTAAGGGGGTGCTATACAAGACTAAGACTGGTGAAGAGCTacaagcatatgcacctctcaCAATTGTATGTGATGGGTGTTTCTCAAATTTGCGCCGTTCTCTCTGCAATCCTAAG gTAGATGTGCCGTCTTATTTTGTTGGTTTGGTCCTAGAGAACTGTCAACTTCCATATCCAAATCATGGGCATGTTATTTTAGCAGATCCTTCTCCCATCTTGTTCTATCCCATTAGTAGTTCGGAAGTTCGCTGTTTGGTTGATGTACCAGGACAAAAGGTGCCTTCTCTTGCTAATGGTGAAATGGCCAAGTATTTGAAGACTGTAGTGGCTTCTCAG ATCCCTCCTGAACTGTATGATGCCTTTATAGCTGCAATTGACAAAGGAAGCATCAAAACAATGCCAAACAGAAGTATGCCAGCTGCACCTCTTCCAACTCCCGGGGCTCTATTAATGGGGGATGCATTCAACATGCGTCATCCTTTAACTGGTGGAGGAATGACGGTTGCATTGTCTGACATTGTTGTGCTAAGGAATCTTCTTAAGCCCCTGCGATATCTGAATGATTCATCTTCACTGTGCAATTATCTTGAATCTTTTAACACCTTGCGTAAG CCTCTGGCATCTACGATAAATACATTGGCAGGTGCTCTGTACAAGGTGTTTTGTGCTTCATCAGATCAAGCAAGGAAGGAAATGCGTGAAGCATGTTTCGATTATTTAAGCCTTGGAGGTGTTTGCTCAACAGGACCAGTTGCTTTACTCTCCGGTCTAAACCCACGCCCATTGAGCTTGGTTCTTCATTTCTTTGCTGTCGCAATATATGGTGTTGGCCGCCTATTACTTCCATTTCCTTCGTTCAAACGCATCTGGCTTGGAGCTAGATTAATTTCGGTGA CATCCGGTATCATTTTCCCCATTATAAAGGCTGAAGGGGTTAGACAGATGTTTTTCCCGGCAACAGTTCCAGCATATTACCGGGCTTCTCGTTTTAAGTGA
- the LOC122660088 gene encoding squalene epoxidase 1-like isoform X4: MVAENILGGLFAVFLGFYLLYSSQAKKKKKGKDRASAKSRDYCVNSTANGECRLDNGGVTDVIIVGAGVAGSALAHTLGKDGRIVHLIERDLTEPDRIVGELLQPGGYLKLIELGLEDCVEDIDAQRIFGYVLYKDGKKTRLAYPLEKFHANVSGRSFHNGRFIQRMREKAASLPNVRLVQGTVTSLLEENGTIKGVLYKTKTGEELQAYAPLTIVCDGCFSNLRRSLCNPKVDVPSYFVGLVLENCQLPYPNHGHVILADPSPILFYPISSSEVRCLVDVPGQKVPSLANGEMAKYLKTVVASQPLASTINTLAGALYKVFCASSDQARKEMREACFDYLSLGGVCSTGPVALLSGLNPRPLSLVLHFFAVAIYGVGRLLLPFPSFKRIWLGARLISGASGIIFPIIKAEGVRQMFFPATVPAYYRASRFK, encoded by the exons ATGGTCGCCGAGAATATCTTGGGAGGACTCTTCGCCGTTTTTCTTGGGTTTTATCTGTTGTACAGCTCCcaagcgaagaagaagaagaaggggaaggacAGAGCTTCGGCCAAGAGCCGGGATTATTGTGTCAATAGCACCGCTAATGGAGAATGCAGGTTGGATAACGGAGGAGTTACCGACGTCATAATCGTCGGAGCAGGTGTTGCTGGTTCTGCGCTCGCTCACACGCTTGGCAAG GATGGGCGCATAGTGCATTtgattgagagagatttgaCAGAGCCTGACAGAATTGTTGGTGAACTATTACAGCCAGGGGGCTACCTGAAATTGATTGAGCTGGGCCTTGAGG ATTGTGTGGAGGACATTGATGCTCAGCGAATATTTGGTTATGTTCTTTATAAGGATGGGAAGAAGACTAGACTTGCATATCCATTAGAAAAATTCCATGCAAATGTCTCAGGAAGGAGCTTCCACAATGGCCGTTTCATACAAAGGATGCGGGAGAAAGCTGCTTCTCTTCCCAA TGTACGATTGGTGCAGGGAACTGTTACATCCTTACTTGAAGAGAATGGCACCATTAAGGGGGTGCTATACAAGACTAAGACTGGTGAAGAGCTacaagcatatgcacctctcaCAATTGTATGTGATGGGTGTTTCTCAAATTTGCGCCGTTCTCTCTGCAATCCTAAG gTAGATGTGCCGTCTTATTTTGTTGGTTTGGTCCTAGAGAACTGTCAACTTCCATATCCAAATCATGGGCATGTTATTTTAGCAGATCCTTCTCCCATCTTGTTCTATCCCATTAGTAGTTCGGAAGTTCGCTGTTTGGTTGATGTACCAGGACAAAAGGTGCCTTCTCTTGCTAATGGTGAAATGGCCAAGTATTTGAAGACTGTAGTGGCTTCTCAG CCTCTGGCATCTACGATAAATACATTGGCAGGTGCTCTGTACAAGGTGTTTTGTGCTTCATCAGATCAAGCAAGGAAGGAAATGCGTGAAGCATGTTTCGATTATTTAAGCCTTGGAGGTGTTTGCTCAACAGGACCAGTTGCTTTACTCTCCGGTCTAAACCCACGCCCATTGAGCTTGGTTCTTCATTTCTTTGCTGTCGCAATATATGGTGTTGGCCGCCTATTACTTCCATTTCCTTCGTTCAAACGCATCTGGCTTGGAGCTAGATTAATTTCG GGAGCATCCGGTATCATTTTCCCCATTATAAAGGCTGAAGGGGTTAGACAGATGTTTTTCCCGGCAACAGTTCCAGCATATTACCGGGCTTCTCGTTTTAAGTGA
- the LOC122660088 gene encoding squalene monooxygenase SE2-like isoform X3, whose translation MVAENILGGLFAVFLGFYLLYSSQAKKKKKGKDRASAKSRDYCVNSTANGECRLDNGGVTDVIIVGAGVAGSALAHTLGKDGRIVHLIERDLTEPDRIVGELLQPGGYLKLIELGLEDCVEDIDAQRIFGYVLYKDGKKTRLAYPLEKFHANVSGRSFHNGRFIQRMREKAASLPNVRLVQGTVTSLLEENGTIKGVLYKTKTGEELQAYAPLTIVDVPSYFVGLVLENCQLPYPNHGHVILADPSPILFYPISSSEVRCLVDVPGQKVPSLANGEMAKYLKTVVASQIPPELYDAFIAAIDKGSIKTMPNRSMPAAPLPTPGALLMGDAFNMRHPLTGGGMTVALSDIVVLRNLLKPLRYLNDSSSLCNYLESFNTLRKPLASTINTLAGALYKVFCASSDQARKEMREACFDYLSLGGVCSTGPVALLSGLNPRPLSLVLHFFAVAIYGVGRLLLPFPSFKRIWLGARLISGASGIIFPIIKAEGVRQMFFPATVPAYYRASRFK comes from the exons ATGGTCGCCGAGAATATCTTGGGAGGACTCTTCGCCGTTTTTCTTGGGTTTTATCTGTTGTACAGCTCCcaagcgaagaagaagaagaaggggaaggacAGAGCTTCGGCCAAGAGCCGGGATTATTGTGTCAATAGCACCGCTAATGGAGAATGCAGGTTGGATAACGGAGGAGTTACCGACGTCATAATCGTCGGAGCAGGTGTTGCTGGTTCTGCGCTCGCTCACACGCTTGGCAAG GATGGGCGCATAGTGCATTtgattgagagagatttgaCAGAGCCTGACAGAATTGTTGGTGAACTATTACAGCCAGGGGGCTACCTGAAATTGATTGAGCTGGGCCTTGAGG ATTGTGTGGAGGACATTGATGCTCAGCGAATATTTGGTTATGTTCTTTATAAGGATGGGAAGAAGACTAGACTTGCATATCCATTAGAAAAATTCCATGCAAATGTCTCAGGAAGGAGCTTCCACAATGGCCGTTTCATACAAAGGATGCGGGAGAAAGCTGCTTCTCTTCCCAA TGTACGATTGGTGCAGGGAACTGTTACATCCTTACTTGAAGAGAATGGCACCATTAAGGGGGTGCTATACAAGACTAAGACTGGTGAAGAGCTacaagcatatgcacctctcaCAATT gTAGATGTGCCGTCTTATTTTGTTGGTTTGGTCCTAGAGAACTGTCAACTTCCATATCCAAATCATGGGCATGTTATTTTAGCAGATCCTTCTCCCATCTTGTTCTATCCCATTAGTAGTTCGGAAGTTCGCTGTTTGGTTGATGTACCAGGACAAAAGGTGCCTTCTCTTGCTAATGGTGAAATGGCCAAGTATTTGAAGACTGTAGTGGCTTCTCAG ATCCCTCCTGAACTGTATGATGCCTTTATAGCTGCAATTGACAAAGGAAGCATCAAAACAATGCCAAACAGAAGTATGCCAGCTGCACCTCTTCCAACTCCCGGGGCTCTATTAATGGGGGATGCATTCAACATGCGTCATCCTTTAACTGGTGGAGGAATGACGGTTGCATTGTCTGACATTGTTGTGCTAAGGAATCTTCTTAAGCCCCTGCGATATCTGAATGATTCATCTTCACTGTGCAATTATCTTGAATCTTTTAACACCTTGCGTAAG CCTCTGGCATCTACGATAAATACATTGGCAGGTGCTCTGTACAAGGTGTTTTGTGCTTCATCAGATCAAGCAAGGAAGGAAATGCGTGAAGCATGTTTCGATTATTTAAGCCTTGGAGGTGTTTGCTCAACAGGACCAGTTGCTTTACTCTCCGGTCTAAACCCACGCCCATTGAGCTTGGTTCTTCATTTCTTTGCTGTCGCAATATATGGTGTTGGCCGCCTATTACTTCCATTTCCTTCGTTCAAACGCATCTGGCTTGGAGCTAGATTAATTTCG GGAGCATCCGGTATCATTTTCCCCATTATAAAGGCTGAAGGGGTTAGACAGATGTTTTTCCCGGCAACAGTTCCAGCATATTACCGGGCTTCTCGTTTTAAGTGA
- the LOC122660088 gene encoding squalene monooxygenase SE1-like isoform X1 — translation MVAENILGGLFAVFLGFYLLYSSQAKKKKKGKDRASAKSRDYCVNSTANGECRLDNGGVTDVIIVGAGVAGSALAHTLGKDGRIVHLIERDLTEPDRIVGELLQPGGYLKLIELGLEDCVEDIDAQRIFGYVLYKDGKKTRLAYPLEKFHANVSGRSFHNGRFIQRMREKAASLPNVRLVQGTVTSLLEENGTIKGVLYKTKTGEELQAYAPLTIVCDGCFSNLRRSLCNPKVDVPSYFVGLVLENCQLPYPNHGHVILADPSPILFYPISSSEVRCLVDVPGQKVPSLANGEMAKYLKTVVASQIPPELYDAFIAAIDKGSIKTMPNRSMPAAPLPTPGALLMGDAFNMRHPLTGGGMTVALSDIVVLRNLLKPLRYLNDSSSLCNYLESFNTLRKPLASTINTLAGALYKVFCASSDQARKEMREACFDYLSLGGVCSTGPVALLSGLNPRPLSLVLHFFAVAIYGVGRLLLPFPSFKRIWLGARLISGASGIIFPIIKAEGVRQMFFPATVPAYYRASRFK, via the exons ATGGTCGCCGAGAATATCTTGGGAGGACTCTTCGCCGTTTTTCTTGGGTTTTATCTGTTGTACAGCTCCcaagcgaagaagaagaagaaggggaaggacAGAGCTTCGGCCAAGAGCCGGGATTATTGTGTCAATAGCACCGCTAATGGAGAATGCAGGTTGGATAACGGAGGAGTTACCGACGTCATAATCGTCGGAGCAGGTGTTGCTGGTTCTGCGCTCGCTCACACGCTTGGCAAG GATGGGCGCATAGTGCATTtgattgagagagatttgaCAGAGCCTGACAGAATTGTTGGTGAACTATTACAGCCAGGGGGCTACCTGAAATTGATTGAGCTGGGCCTTGAGG ATTGTGTGGAGGACATTGATGCTCAGCGAATATTTGGTTATGTTCTTTATAAGGATGGGAAGAAGACTAGACTTGCATATCCATTAGAAAAATTCCATGCAAATGTCTCAGGAAGGAGCTTCCACAATGGCCGTTTCATACAAAGGATGCGGGAGAAAGCTGCTTCTCTTCCCAA TGTACGATTGGTGCAGGGAACTGTTACATCCTTACTTGAAGAGAATGGCACCATTAAGGGGGTGCTATACAAGACTAAGACTGGTGAAGAGCTacaagcatatgcacctctcaCAATTGTATGTGATGGGTGTTTCTCAAATTTGCGCCGTTCTCTCTGCAATCCTAAG gTAGATGTGCCGTCTTATTTTGTTGGTTTGGTCCTAGAGAACTGTCAACTTCCATATCCAAATCATGGGCATGTTATTTTAGCAGATCCTTCTCCCATCTTGTTCTATCCCATTAGTAGTTCGGAAGTTCGCTGTTTGGTTGATGTACCAGGACAAAAGGTGCCTTCTCTTGCTAATGGTGAAATGGCCAAGTATTTGAAGACTGTAGTGGCTTCTCAG ATCCCTCCTGAACTGTATGATGCCTTTATAGCTGCAATTGACAAAGGAAGCATCAAAACAATGCCAAACAGAAGTATGCCAGCTGCACCTCTTCCAACTCCCGGGGCTCTATTAATGGGGGATGCATTCAACATGCGTCATCCTTTAACTGGTGGAGGAATGACGGTTGCATTGTCTGACATTGTTGTGCTAAGGAATCTTCTTAAGCCCCTGCGATATCTGAATGATTCATCTTCACTGTGCAATTATCTTGAATCTTTTAACACCTTGCGTAAG CCTCTGGCATCTACGATAAATACATTGGCAGGTGCTCTGTACAAGGTGTTTTGTGCTTCATCAGATCAAGCAAGGAAGGAAATGCGTGAAGCATGTTTCGATTATTTAAGCCTTGGAGGTGTTTGCTCAACAGGACCAGTTGCTTTACTCTCCGGTCTAAACCCACGCCCATTGAGCTTGGTTCTTCATTTCTTTGCTGTCGCAATATATGGTGTTGGCCGCCTATTACTTCCATTTCCTTCGTTCAAACGCATCTGGCTTGGAGCTAGATTAATTTCG GGAGCATCCGGTATCATTTTCCCCATTATAAAGGCTGAAGGGGTTAGACAGATGTTTTTCCCGGCAACAGTTCCAGCATATTACCGGGCTTCTCGTTTTAAGTGA